TAACTTAACATGGAAAAATGTACAAATGCTCATCACCAATGCGTAGTTTTAGTAATACCTTTGGCTTACGTGTTTTCCGCGAAACGTTTACGAACACTAATTTTTCgttttgtctctctcgcagCAGACTTGACATAATCCCAATCACAAGCTTTTGAGCTTTCGTCTTTCAATTGCTTTCAAATTTGGAGAGAGATAGTCTCACGAACGCGTCCGGCTCGAGCAATCATCGCCGAACTCGAAAAAATCACCATCAAACCTGAAAAAAGTTGTCGAAATAGCAGCAGAATAAATGGCAGATGTATCTCAATGCTGCCCAATGTATTtgtatctctctctcgcaGCAGTCTTAACTTAATCACAATCAAAAGCTTAAAGCTTTCGTCTTTCAATTGCGGCATTTTAGTGGAGACGGTTCGTGGCTCGTCGGGTTTTATTGAATAGCAGCTAAAAAATATCCATACATCATATCCATAGTTTTGTTTTGATTCCCGTGATTGTGATCCCCAGCAATCTGCAGTTATTTAATGCGCGTCTTGTGATACTCTAATACAAGCGAAACGTGAGTACATATCTATGTACTAGTCGCATGCATattatgtaaatatatatCTACATAAATACTTATTTCTTGCTggctggggctgctgctgctcttgctctcccctccccaccccatCCGCATCCACTGAGAAAAGCCAGAAATACATGCATGTGTACATAATAAAATACGAGTACCGTACCGCCGACCGACTCGCTGTTATTATATATCTTTTCTGTGTACCGAATAAGAATGTGTTCGTATGTTTTGTACGAATTGGCCTTAGTGCTTATGTTAACGATATCTAATTTATTAGTTCAATCTATACTATATACATAGGTTATATTTTGGATCATATCATCCTTTCTCGTTGTCATGAAACTTTTTGAATAATGACTACAATCGTAACTGTAATACTGTCCGGGAATCATTGACATTATAGCATTCGAGCATAtgatatgtatgtacctatGTATGCACCCATGTACATAGTATTTCCACGTATGTACATGAACCGGTTGATatgatgtatgtatgtatcgaTCAATTGATATCTGGCTACAGATACCCGACTATAGCCAATTGGCTACCACCACAAAAGGCGCCAATTTGAATGATGTGTGTTGTGAATGCTACTGCTTCAGGTGTTCGAATAGTTACAAATGTGTGCCTCATTTGTTAAGTGTGTTCCTATTCGTAGTGTGCTATTAATTTTTCATGATGTTTTCTGGATATACTGGACTGCACGAATGGCCAACCCAGCTCCAGTTCCCCATGACATCCCAGCAGAAACCACCCACCTACCCCATTTCAGCTCCTGCGTTGGATGCACTGTTTTGTTCTTGGTTCGATCTGTGTTAGCTTTCGACTCTCTCGGTCTGGGTCTGACTCAGTTGCTTTCGGGGCTCTTTCGTGACAGGGATACGTTGTACATGTGAACGAATGCGAATACGTATACTATACACCtacatgcatatatgtactttgaTAAACAGGGTGCCCGTGGCCCTACGCTGTTGCATAAACACTCAAGGGTGCAAATATGATTAGCTATACAGTTTTCTTTTCATTACTTGATTTTCGGCGTATAGCACCAAATACTATAATATGACACTTATACCATCATATAATACCACGTAGCTAAAGTTTTTTGTTCTTTATTAGATGAGACGTTGGATCCGTACAGTGCAAAAATAGTATCTATTATAAAAGTATAATGATAAAGTACAAAACCCAACCTAATGGTATGCGCAAAAGGACTTACTAGGAAAAGTTAATTTACATTTACGTTAATATCTTTAGTAAATGataaaaatttaattgaagaTATGTATATTGTTTAGTATCAATCCCGTTTTCGGTGTCGAACCCTGTAATTCTGAATAACTGTACACACAGCCCCACACATGCACACAGCCACACAATATATGAGCTTTTTCGTCAGTGCGGTGCGTACTGgtttggatgttgttgctgacTTTGCTAAACTTTCTGGTACAGTAGTTTGGACACACATGTATGTACGCGTAGGTATATGTATAAACATACATACAGTCAGACATAGCTACATAAGTGCATATAAGATATGTATGTTtggatgtacatacatacatacatatgtatgtacacaagTATATGCATAacttgccattgccattttTCGCTTCGTTGCATTTGGGGGTTTTGCTTAAATATTATGTGTATGCATATTTCAATCTGTATACGTAGTCTagggtatggtatggtatttGTAAATAACTTGTAACTCCCTATAGGCACTTAGATTCAACACAGtcgtaaatatgtatgtacatacagatGTATATATAGCCAACATAATGTGCTCCCTAATATTGTTAAACAGCGATAATGATTGTAGATTCATTCACTCTACAATTGATGCATGtatctttcttttctttatacTTTCTGTAGaagtaaatatatatacatttgcatatacacacatatactatatataatTCATTTTATAGTATACTCATATGTAGAGAGTATATCACTTGCCACGTGCACGATCAGTCGCTCAAGTCGATCTTTGTGTGTCCATTACCTGTGAGGTGTAAGGGTATATTGAATTCGTGcaaaagtatatacatatctacatatgtacatattctTTTACTATGTAGGGATTTGCTGGGTAAATGGGTATGGAAGAAAGGATACCaccgtttttttttaaatctgtTTACTGGGAATATTAGTCAGGCACGAAGTATACTTAGTTGACGAACTGTAATAGTATACGAACAGTTGACTCTGCAATAATTATTCGATTATTGATGCTAATGAAGGATCAACGTGCATATGTATAAGATTTATGTTTATTGTGTGAGTTAGTAACACATAATCGAAATGAATGCTTAGAATAATAACAACAAAACGCTATATTTTGACACATTTATAATATGTCTcccgttttttttataccccaTCTTTTCAGTCGTAGATTTGACGTGTCTGCTACTTAATTCTACTTATTCGGCGCGAATAACTCCTCTATAAAGCCATGAGAAGTGCACGGAAACTTATGTGATCAACTAAGAAAAACATATTCAGGTAGAATTAGATATCGACAAGTGAATCGGGATGGAATCGGGATAAAACGATTAATAACCACAGTTTTATATATAAATGGGCGTTTAATAACAAGGAGATGCAAGTGGAAAGGTTATTGCCAGAGAAGATCCCACTGATAAGTAGTTCCTTTACACATACGCCTAAAGTAGCTCCAATAGTCTTAAGAATATTGCCAACGCGAGAAAATATATCTTTCGCCGGTCAAGAAGGTTTAATTAGAATCCTGCAAGCGGCATTGACTGACCTAAGCGTAAAGCAGAGAACAAAGGAGCCCACTGGTATTGAAATGGCATCTTCTGAGGATGGCAATTTGGGCACGACAACAGAGACAGTGACTATGACTGCGACATCGTCTGCGTCAGCATCAAACCCATATAGTAGTTCAACCCATAGTAACTCCAGCAAGGGTGCCGGGCGTTCGAATAATTGCAAGCGCCAGAAGTTTTGCGGTTTAGTGGAAACACCTAGCAGGAGCGGTGATCTCGATGATTCCATTCAAGCTCCTGACGTGGCCCCGAATAAATGTGTAGGAGATAGCGACGAAtctcaacaacaacagccacatCAATCTGTCACCGTTGAGAAGGCACAACCATTGCCAGTTCCAGCTCTCGATAGCTCCAGTAACTGTGGGAGCAGTAAGAGTCCTCAAAAGATTGGAGGCTATGATAACGATCTCTATATTGCCCCGGAGCAGGCTCTGGTTACGAGCGTGGAGTTGGTAGTGCCAGCGCCACAGACAGCAGCTGTACGACACTCGGAGGAGCCATGTAATGGGTCAGGGGGAGACTCATCTTTgatcaacaccaacaaacgGCAGTACAATTCGGGTGCTCTCTATGATGCCACTGGTTCCTCCAATTCGAcaaaatatttttcaaatgatAAAATCGATGGTTGTGTAAATGACTCCTCCAATTTGAATGTAAGAATTCCTACTAACTTAGCATTAGCAGCAGCAACTGGTGATATTTTGCTGGCAGATCGAAGGGCTTCGATATGGGCTCCACATGATGAGGAGCAAGTGCAGGTAACAACGCCAGAGACAACGGCACCAGACGACCCCAAGCAGTGTTCTGTGAATGTAGGCTCAGAGCTGCCTTATCGTACGGTACAACAGCAACGACACTCTGAACTGTTGCTTCAGATCGAGAAGGAAAGCTCTGGAGCAAGTGAAGGACTTCCATTAGCCCTGCAGCATCATCATGATAATTCGACACAGAGCCAATACGGGCATCAACAAATCCTTGATAGTCAGCTGCATAGTAATATGTACGCACAAATgatgcagcaacagcaccaccaTCAGCAGAACATTCATGAGCAAAACTCGCGAAATCAGCAGCATGCAAACTACTCCAGCTATAACCCACATTTTCAGCATTCTGAACTCTTTGGAGTACATCACAGTGATCAtcatcgccagcagcagcaacagcttcCACATCACATGGAGTGTCATGGGCATCTGCATCAGCCATCTCCtcttggccagcagcagcaacagcagcagcagcaacaacagcaacaacaacaacagcaaataCACGAAGCTTATCACGATCTCATTATGGATGATTTTCACGAAGATCCCAACTCGGCGTACAAATTGTAAGTAATGAAAAGTATTCAGTAAAATAGGTATAATAATACTCTGATGTACTAAAGAATGTCTTATCGGCAGTATCATAATGAAATGGTTAATATTTTCTTGTGATTTTATGTTTTTATTCTCTATCTTAAATTTTTCCGCATTCTGTTATTACATTTGTCTTTTACAGAACGCTCTCTCCCGGTAATGTGAAGCCGGAAAATCAAGACGATGGCTACGAGACCAGTGCTGGCGATGTTCTGACTCCTAATTCCCACAGCTCATCGACACACTCTGTCACACCACAGCATCAGATGCAACACCCCAATATTGGGGTAATGCAACTAAGTCAAAGCAAAACGGAAGAGCTGGTGTCATCCCATAATACAGTAGCCGTTGCCGCCCCACCAGCTTCTGGCACCAATGGCAATCAGGCACAGGCTCCTCCGCCCCTGCCACATCTTTCTAGCAATGCTAATGCTGCTGGTGTTGATCCATATAGCTTCATGGGCGAGGAGATGCGCATGCTTTCGCCGGTTAGTCGCCATATAGAGGACGTCGCCTCAAATACGGCAAGTTATGCAGGCGTGCCGGCTCCAATTTCAGTGCCAAGTGGAAACACAGAGTGCTCTAGAGGGGACATATATCAACATCAGCATCCACAACAGCATATGCACAACAGCGAGCCTTACAATGACATAGATAAAGTTGAGTCAACTGATAGCTCTCTCTGCGGTCTGCCATCTAAGCCAACTCCGAAGAAGAGAGGTCGAAAAAAGAAGCTTATAACTGAGGAGGACGCAATGCAAATGTCTGCATCCGTTTCTCAACAGGGGTAAGTACTGTCTGCATTTATATATTTGCCACAGGCTTAAGGAAGCGGGTATTTCATATATTTTGATATCGACTTTTGCTCAAAAGAAACTGTGCCGCTAATTCTGGCTGCGACGATGCTGCTGGCGATTCACTACTGGGAATGAAGCCCAAGGAGCGCAAGAAGCACGACAGATTCAATGGCATGTCCGAGGCGGAGGTCATTAAAAGGACTATTCCAGACCATCTATGTGATAATCTCGATATCGTTATAGTGAGTTGTAAATTTCGGATGAAATGCGATCACGTCACCTTATTTCCCAAACCAAGTCTAGTTTTGAGAACCATTTTGAAAACCTTTCACTTACATTTTGCAGGTCGGTATAAACCCTGGTCTCTTTGCGGCATATAAGGGACATCACTACGCTGGACCTGGGAATCATTTCTGGAAGTGCCTGTACTTGGCTGGACTCACGCAGGAGCAAATGAGCGCTGATGACGATCACAAGCTGCTTAATCATGGCATTGGCTTTACTAACATGGTGGCGCGTGCCACAAAAGGTTCGGCTGACTTGACCAGGAAAGAAATCAAGGAGGGAAGCCGCATATTGCTCGAAAAACTGCAAAGATTCCGCCCCAAAGTCGCCGTTTTTAATGGAAAACTTATATTCGAAGTTTTCTCGGGTAAAAAGGAATTTCACTTTGGTCGTCAACCTGATCGGGTCGATGGCACTGACACAGTGAGTTGTTATCTACCGACTGTAAATTTCAATCATTTAAATGTCAATtctatttttttattattattttttttctattGAATTTCCCATACGCGAAAAATGACAAAAATTCTATTTTATTGCAGTACATTTGGGTGATGCCTTCATCATCAGCACGATGCGCACAGCTGCCACGCGCCGCAGATAAAGTTCCCTTCTACGCGGCGCTAAAGAAGTTTCGCGACTTTCTGAATGGTCTAATACCTAACATTGATGAGTCAGAGTGCGTATTCACAGATCAGCGCATACGTCAATGCagtgagcagcagcagcctgaTGTCAACAATACTATACAACCGCATGCTGAGCAGCAAGTTGGCTTGATATTTGtcgatggcggtggtggtggcggtggtAGCGAAGGTGGAAGTGTTGAAGGTCCTAGTCAGATGTCTGAGAAATTATTGCCACATATGACTCCTAATGTGCCATCGCCTAACAGTGTAAATGAACGTGGAACGTTTGCATACACCGGCGGTGATAATACTATAAGAAATGCACCAAACACCACTATTGGGGAAAACACTTATTTGTTTGGACATCAGCAGGCTTTACCACAGCAGCCTCAAGAGAAAAAGAAACGCGGCAGACCAAAGAAGGTGAAGGGGCAAGAAATGACTGATCCTTCCACAGGAAGCAAAATCACAATGAGCAGTCAACAAATGGCACACCACGACTTTAATAATATTATGAATCTTTCCATGATTGCGGGTGGAGGCAATCCGgaaatgccaaaaaaaaagcgaGGCAGGCCAAAGAAACTAAAACCCACAATGGATAACATAATACCAGCCAAGCAGCAACATCACCAACATGCTAATGCAAATCCCAACTCACAGCCACCAGGATTGTCTGCCATGCACCCGCTCTCGATGGAACATATTGCATCATCACCACAGAGCAACCATCAGATTCCGCCCAGTCTATACAATACGCCGCCACCTTCGCATATACTGTATACGGCATCGGCGTCGCCAATGGCTTCCCCAGCACTAAACTGCAACTACACTCAAATACACGGACATGGAACTCCGCCAGTGGGTCAGTCGGTTTCTGCTGCTCATGGTACGCCAcctattcttgatcagcagaATGATCACATGCTGTCCCAAAAACAGAGCCAGCCAATGGGATTAGGCATCGGCATTC
This genomic stretch from Drosophila miranda strain MSH22 chromosome 5, D.miranda_PacBio2.1, whole genome shotgun sequence harbors:
- the LOC108164486 gene encoding uncharacterized protein LOC108164486, whose protein sequence is MQVERLLPEKIPLISSSFTHTPKVAPIVLRILPTRENISFAGQEGLIRILQAALTDLSVKQRTKEPTGIEMASSEDGNLGTTTETVTMTATSSASASNPYSSSTHSNSSKGAGRSNNCKRQKFCGLVETPSRSGDLDDSIQAPDVAPNKCVGDSDESQQQQPHQSVTVEKAQPLPVPALDSSSNCGSSKSPQKIGGYDNDLYIAPEQALVTSVELVVPAPQTAAVRHSEEPCNGSGGDSSLINTNKRQYNSGALYDATGSSNSTKYFSNDKIDGCVNDSSNLNVRIPTNLALAAATGDILLADRRASIWAPHDEEQVQVTTPETTAPDDPKQCSVNVGSELPYRTVQQQRHSELLLQIEKESSGASEGLPLALQHHHDNSTQSQYGHQQILDSQLHSNMYAQMMQQQHHHQQNIHEQNSRNQQHANYSSYNPHFQHSELFGVHHSDHHRQQQQQLPHHMECHGHLHQPSPLGQQQQQQQQQQQQQQQQQIHEAYHDLIMDDFHEDPNSAYKLTLSPGNVKPENQDDGYETSAGDVLTPNSHSSSTHSVTPQHQMQHPNIGVMQLSQSKTEELVSSHNTVAVAAPPASGTNGNQAQAPPPLPHLSSNANAAGVDPYSFMGEEMRMLSPVSRHIEDVASNTASYAGVPAPISVPSGNTECSRGDIYQHQHPQQHMHNSEPYNDIDKVESTDSSLCGLPSKPTPKKRGRKKKLITEEDAMQMSASVSQQGNCAANSGCDDAAGDSLLGMKPKERKKHDRFNGMSEAEVIKRTIPDHLCDNLDIVIVGINPGLFAAYKGHHYAGPGNHFWKCLYLAGLTQEQMSADDDHKLLNHGIGFTNMVARATKGSADLTRKEIKEGSRILLEKLQRFRPKVAVFNGKLIFEVFSGKKEFHFGRQPDRVDGTDTYIWVMPSSSARCAQLPRAADKVPFYAALKKFRDFLNGLIPNIDESECVFTDQRIRQCSEQQQPDVNNTIQPHAEQQVGLIFVDGGGGGGGSEGGSVEGPSQMSEKLLPHMTPNVPSPNSVNERGTFAYTGGDNTIRNAPNTTIGENTYLFGHQQALPQQPQEKKKRGRPKKVKGQEMTDPSTGSKITMSSQQMAHHDFNNIMNLSMIAGGGNPEMPKKKRGRPKKLKPTMDNIIPAKQQHHQHANANPNSQPPGLSAMHPLSMEHIASSPQSNHQIPPSLYNTPPPSHILYTASASPMASPALNCNYTQIHGHGTPPVGQSVSAAHGTPPILDQQNDHMLSQKQSQPMGLGIGIRDQPHLGETPPPNSPNMCTAVDFDQPDDNPDGQGREQTQGQAQEQVLGMGQQQSQTVDKAQYVSPGHEADANAVHSQDHYQQWISPHTHQGQKPILQQMHQQPQPLQYHQEPSEHWQRYEEQNPYLLMSPHHQLEQSPQLGNLQSQNPSTSVHIGSDVARKSLSGLESLVDQIPAIREHDSTPIPPATAAAAAAAVESRLLGLQQQQQQQKRCHQDNPVQVESGRSANDGSNVLNNNFSVSNLAASAATTDNVTAYTSRAENRGSSESSNNNQNNCSTSNEYAIHSPTGYPHHATHLITSALGATINNPEPHPHPHPHTHPHPHTHPQMYMDHAHIASHMAHMPPVNVNSVYASTAYGSHPQHSTGVPGEYAAAHGHYGLGSPVQATGPGSTTTLHVPSPNYPYAHPYSHTPPQANYPSYGHPHTHHHSHHSHPTHHLSVFDRLKPSDISGYGGF